In Candidatus Flexicrinis proximus, the genomic window TGAACTGCCTGCGAATTTCGAACAGCGATTGCCCGATCTCCTGCCAATCATCCCGGATCCTGCTGCCCCGCCCATTTCCGGCTCTGTAGTCACTGCGGTCGCTCCTTGCGCTCGATAGCCTACTTAAAACGTTAGTTATGGATAAGGCGCGCAAAGGCTTTGCCTCCGCACCTCCACCAAAGGGCTTGCGCCTTCTGGACTCCCTCACGCCTTTGGCTTCGCCTGCGAAGCCAAAGTGATGAAGCGCAGGGATGCAAATCCCTGCTGGGGTTTGGGTGAAACCCCAAATTATCCATAACTCACGTTACTTTAAATGACGGAAAACCCATGCAAAAGGATACGAAATCTGTTCCAACAAACAAAACCGCGATGCATAGTCTGTATAGCGGTTCGTTCCTGATGGGCCGGCCTACGCCTTTAGTAGCGCGCGCCGAATTTGTCGAGGTCTTCCGGCCGCCGATACATCTCGCCATCCGGGAGCGTGACATTGGTCAGGATGGCTTCCGGAAAGTCGGCGCCGCCGATCTCCGCCTCTTCGAAAGTGGCGCCGCTGAGGTTTGCGCCCTGAAATTGACGCGCTTCGCGCTGACTTCGGGAAATTCGCGCCCTCAAGCTGCGCGCCGCTCAGGTTCGCCCGCGCCATCCCCGCCTCAGCGAAGGTTGCGCCGTGGGCAACCACGCCGCTCATATCCGCGCCTTCCAGGTTTCGCCGCCCTGGAAAACAGCGTTGGAGACCGCGCCGCTCAGGTTCGTGTCGAGCAAGTTGGCGTCCTCGAAAGTGGCGTTGTCCAGGACCGCCCCGCTGAAATTGCTGCCCTGCAGATTGGCGTTCTGGAAGACCGCGTTGCTTAAGACCGCGACTTGAAATCCGTGCCGTTGGCGGTGACGTCTTCGAACGACGTACCCTCACCGACCGCGCCGCCAGGTTCGCCCCGCGCAGGTCGGCATTCTGGAAGTTGGCGCCGTTGATGTGGGCGCCGCCAGGTTCGTGCTCCTAAGCGCCGCGTCCTCAAAGTTGGCGCGGTCGGCCTGTCCCCCTGCGCGGTCGACGCCGGTCATGGCCGCGTCCTGGTCGTGCGGGTCAGGTCGCGCCCTGCAGATTGGCGCGCTCAAGGTTAGCATCCTCGAAGTTCGCGTAGGTCAGGTTGGCGTTCTGCAGGTTTGCCCCGCGCAAATTCGCGTTGTTGAAGCTGGCATGGTTGGCGTCGGTATCCGACAGGTTTGCGCCTGACAGGTCGGCATCCTCGAAGTCGGCGTTTGCCATCTCCTTGCCGCTGAGGTCCGCGCCCCGCAT contains:
- a CDS encoding pentapeptide repeat-containing protein encodes the protein MRARISRSQREARQFQGANLSGATFEEAEIGGADFPEAILTNVTLPDGEMYRRPEDLDKFGARY
- a CDS encoding pentapeptide repeat-containing protein gives rise to the protein MREAKMRGADLSGKEMANADFEDADLSGANLSDTDANHASFNNANLRGANLQNANLTYANFEDANLERANLQGAT